The sequence CACTGCCGCGGCTGGAGCGTTGCAATGCAAATCCTGGACCGCTTCCTGCTGTGACATCCGTAAATGTGCCATCTCCCTTGTTCCAAAACAGGTGATTGCGTTGCGCATAGGTGGTCGAACTATCAATAAGTACCACATTATCGTGGATATGTCCATTCGCAACGAAGAAGTCTTGAAACCCATCTTGGTCGAAGTCAAAGAAATTGACCCCCCACGCCAAATAAGGCAGACTGACGGCACCAGTGCCAGACGAATAGGTCCGATCTGTGAAGAACTCACCCGCGTCGCTGTGGTAGAGCGTATTCGTCTGATGCTGAAAGTTAGTGACAACGAGGTCTAACCATGTATCGTTATCGTAATCGCCGAAAGCCACCCCCATCCCGTTTTCGACCAATCCATGCTCACTCAGTGCCACGCCAGCAAATTGACTCTGTTCTTGAAATCGTCCGCTTCCATCGTTGTTATAGAGGAAGTTGGCATCCGCGTCATTTGCTACATAGAGATCGGCATCCCCGTCTGCGTCATAATCGCCGAAGGTGACACCGAGGCCTCGCGCAGCGAAGTTGTCAAAACCAGCGTTCTGTGTATCCTCTATAAAGGTGCCATCACCGTTATTGCGAAAAAAAACATCTTTCACCCCGTCATAAGTGCGAGGACTACAGTGAACCAGAATCCCTTTGACGCGACACGGTGTGTGCGTCTCCACAGAAAAGTCAACATAGTTTGCAACGTAGAGATCAAGGTCGCCATCTGCATCCACATCTCCAAAGGCACATCCCGCGCTCCACTCAGAAACCGCCACGCCTGCTTCTGCCGTCCGATCACTAAAAGTTCCGTCGCCACTGTTTCGGTACAGAACATTAGCACCGAAGTTGGTGACGTACATATCAAGCCAACCGTCGTTATTGTAATCACCGACACAAACACCAACACCATAGCCTTGATGTCCAACCCGACTTGCTTCGGTTACATCAACGAAATGTCCCGTGCCATCGTTGCGGTAGAGGCGATTCATCGCACCTGTAGTTGTATCAGGTGAATCCAAATTGGTTCCGTTGACGAGATAAATATCGACATCATTGTCGTTGTCATAATCGAACAGTGCGACCCCGGAACCGAGTGTCTCGACAAAGTACTTCTTGTAGCTGCGGCCATCCTCGTGCCGGAACACCACACCGCTCTCCGCTGTGACATCCGTAAACCTAACAGTTGGTTGTCCGTCTCCATTAGAGACAATGAAAAGACACAGAAGAAGTGGAAGCACGGTCTTTCTAAAAAAACGCCTATAGACGCGATCCCTCATCGCAATCTGTTCTCCTAATTTTTACAAAAGATAAGTCAAAGTGCTTTTACACCAAGGCATTATACGCCACCCGTGTATAGAAGTCCAGTATCTTTCGCTCCTGTTAAGTTGCAATAAAACGGTAAACTCGCTAAAATATAGCAGGATTTACGCAGCATCCTTTGCTGGCGAGGTTTCAAACCTCGCCAGCGGTGTATGGACCATTGGAGAGTTCAACCTGTCTCGCAAACGTGCAAGGAAGATGAATTGATGCCTCCCCGTCAAGTTCTATTTTGGATTTGTGTCTTGCTCATTACGATTGGTAACACAACTGTCGCAAACGAAAAAGCGATGTCCCTGTTCTCTCAGGGTGTCCAGGAATTACACGCCGGAGAGTTAGACGCTGCGCTTGAAAAATTTGAACAGGTTACAACAATCGCGCCTGACTTCGCAGATGCTCACTACCATCTCGGACTTGCTTACTATCAGAAAACGGAATATCGAAAAGCGATTGATGCCTTTACGCAAACCTTAAAACTTCTTCCTCGCGACACAGAGGTGCTTATCAAGTTAGGGTTGGCTTCACACAAAGCAGCCGAGGCAGATGCCATAGCCCGCCTTGCGAGACGAACCTTGCATGAACGGGCAGTCAAAGCCTATCAAACTGCGCTTGAAATTCAACCGCATAACGTAGAAGCACTGAACAATTTAGGGCTTGCCTATCAGGAATTGGGTCGCTTTAGCGAAGCAATCGTAGTGTATGAGGAAGGATTGACACTTAACCCAGACCTGCCGCAACTGCATGCTAATCTGGCAATCGCTCGCGACTTACAGGCTGGCGTTTATTCACTTGCAGCGTATCAACACTACAAGGTAGGAACACGAGCGAAGCGTGCAGGACGGACGGAAGCAGCAATAGCAGCATGGAAACAAGCCATTGCTGAAAGTCCGAAGTATCTACAAGCATATCTTCAGTTGGCTGAACTTTATTTTCAAAGCACCGAATACGAATCCGCAATTCGCACTTACCTTTCGGCAATCGCGTTGATATCCGAAAGGGTGCCTTCTCAGCGTTCAGGCACAGCAGATATCTTCTATAACCTCGGCAATAGTTATCTCTATGCGCAGCAATTGGAATCAGCAGTCTCCGCCTATCAACAAGCAGTGGAACTGAATCCTGAAATAGTCGGTGCTTGGGCAAACATGGGCACGGTGTTGCTTGAAATGGAGAGGTTTGATGCGGCTATCGCGGCATGTGCGTCGGCATTAAAAGCAAATGCCACTGTGTTCTCTTCAGGGAAAGGCACGCTCATTTCACCATCTGAATTAAATGCGATTGAATTCACACGCAACACTGCTCAAGATATTAAAGACGGTGAATACACGATGCAGGCGTATCGGACATGGAGACGAGGGATTTCAGCGAGAAATGTGGGAGATATACCGACTGCGCTTAGATTGTGGGAGCAGGCAGTAACCCTAAGTCCACGTTATGCGGTGGCACACGAGAACTTAGCGTGGGTCTACTTCAACCTAAAACGATTCGACGATGCAATCCAATCGTGCAAAACCGTTCAAATGATCCGTCCCAATCCACAGGTTGCCCAATTACTTACGTTCGCCAACGAACTTAAAGCAGGAAAATACTCGTTTGAAGCCTATCAACTGTGGGAACAGGGACGGCGTGCCAGCGCAGCAGGCAATCTGACGGAGTCGGTTACGCTGCTCTTGAAAGCAATCGAGGTAGGTCCGGAGTTTGCGGCAGCATACAATACATTAGCGTGGCTCTACGCTGATAAATTGGGAACGAACTTAGCAGAAGCAGAAAAGTTGGCGAGACGAGCGCACAAGCTTGATCCGAACGCAATACATATTTACGATACGCTTGGATGGATATTGCACAAACAGGGACGGCACACAGAAGCCCTCAATGCCTTCAAGCAGGCACTTGAGCGCACCCCAAACAATCCCGAATACCTATACCACGCCAGTTTAGCGGCAATAGAAAGCGGACAATCCTCTCAAGCGTTGAAATACCTCGCCGAGGCGATTGCCCTTGACAAGGCACTCATACAGAGAATGCAGACCCAGCGTGAATTCGATGCTATCCGTTTTACCCCGGCATTCCGAAACCTCGTTCGGTAACCGCGGCATGGTTGTCGGTTTGCCTCGCAGTGAGAGTCTTCGGTTAAGAAACCTTGTGGCAGTGACCCCAAAGACCCCCCACAATAAACCTCTTTAACCGATAACTGATAACCGTTTGTTGTGCGACTCTGACAATACCTACTCTTCCGAAGTCTCTTCCTCCATTCGGGTGGTTCCGTTACTCTGCCAATTATCCGCTTTCTCCTTGAGTCTCTCGATGTCTTCAGAGTTCTTGATGTCAACAATGTGGGGTGTAATGATGATAACAATTTCAGTATCCTCGACAGCAGTTTCAGTATTTTTGAAGAGCCGACCAATCAACGGAATGTCACCTAAGATCGGAAGTTTGTTCTCCACCTGCTTCTGCTTTTTACGGATAATACCACCGACAACAATCCGTTGCCCATCTTCAACATCAATGTAGACGCTGAGCGAATTATCATCGGTAATAGGTGCGTTGAAGTCGGTAAACTCAATAAAGTTACTGGCACTGATGTTTGTAATATCCAACCCGATAGTGCGTTTACCATCCTTACCTGCTTGCGATTTGGCAATATAAGGTGTAAGCGAGATATTGATGCCGACAGGTGGATCAATAAAATCGTAGTTGAAGAGCGGTTGTGAGACCGTCTCACCCAAGATACTGGTGGTATCAACACTCTGGAGGAACGGAATACGGCGACCACTACTCCACGTGGCGGCTCTGGAATCTCGTGTCAAAAGCACCGGTGTTGAGAGGGTTTGCACCTTGTTCTCGCGCATAAGGGTGTGGAGAAGTGCCATATACTCCTTGGTTGCCAAACCGAGGTTAAACCCTGAGATTTCCTGATCGAGTCCGAGTTGTGCGTCAAGTTCTCCGATAAGTGGATTTCCGGGTCTTGGAGATACACCGAAAATTTTGTTCTCTTTCGCTGTGAGTTCAATGCCGAGTTTAGTGGTCTCGTCAAGGGTGACTTCAAGAATTTGAATGTCGATCCAGACCTGACCTCGGACGAAGTCTAACTCCTTAATGAGTGCCATGACATCCGGCAGGTATCGCTGCTGCGTTGTGATAATCAGGGAATTCGTGTCGGGATCAGCAAAAACAGTGACTTTTCCACGTAAGGAATTAATGTCTTGCTGTTGTTGTCTTCCACCTGAGGCAAAGAACGCCCTAAAGCTAAAACCGCCATCTTCTTCGCCTGCCCAAACCTGCTCGAGGACTAACTGAAGCTGCTCAGCACTGCCATACTCAAGTCGAATCGCCTTAGTAATCTCTTTCTGTCCTTCCGGTGTAGGGACATCCATGGAATTGATAAACTCTGTGATGAGCTCGAAGTTACGTTGTGTAGCAGTTGAGACAATGACAGCGTTAAGCGTAGGATACGCTTCAGCAGTGACGTTCCCTGCCAATGACCCTTGCGTTTGATTACGGTTACGTTCAGCAAGGAAAAAGAAGAAGTTTCCAGTGTTGCTGGAGCTCCCTTGATAGACGTTGTTGATGGTAGCCGCAACGTTATCTGCGTCAGCAAATTTAAGTTTATACATGCGGGTCCCCCACTCCTGGTCCGGCATGTTGACATCAAGTCTTTTGATGAGCGAATCAATGGTTTCAAAGTTCTGGGCACTCGTTGATATGAGAATAGCATTGAGGCGTGAGTCAGCAACGAGATGAACCTCGCCTTGGACCCCGAAACCAGCGTTTTCAGTCGGTTCCCGGTCCCGGCGACGCCACCAAGGGAGGTCCCTATCTGCGCCTGCACTGCCACCTTCAAAAAGGTCTTGCAGATTTGGAGTAAGGGTTTCAGCATCAGCATACTTAAGAAAATAGAGTCTGATTTCTTCTTGGGTTTGCTCTTGGTCAAGCTCATTGATAACTTTTTCGATGATAGAAAAGTTACGTGGGTCGGAGGAGACAACGATAACGTTGAGCCGATCATTGTGAGAGACGTTGACAGTGCCGACGATCCCTTCTTGGTCAAGTCCCTGTTCGCGTCGCCAGTTCGTTAATTTTGCGCGATCCCAAGCATCCATTCTGCGGCGGTCATTTCCAACCTCACCGGTGAGTACTTCTTGGAGGGTTTGCGCGACATCCTCAGCGGCTGCATATTGAAGCCGAAAAGTGCGAATCTGGGTTTGTGAGGTAGGTGAGACATCGAGTTCCTTGATGATCTCTTGCAGGAATACCAAATTTGCCTCAGAGGCTTTAAGGACGAGTGAATTGGAGTTAGGTTCCGGGATAATCTTGATGGTGCCATCAAGAACTTCGTAGCCGGTGCCGTCAGCCTTCATCTGTTCCGCTGCAGCTTTCGCCTCTTCTGCAGTAATACGGGCACCACCGCTTTCAGGTTTACTCTCGTCGCGTCCTTCGCCTTGCTGCAAAACGTTTGTGAGCGCTTGTGCTAATGAATTAGCATCCGCATAAACCAGTGGATAAATGAGAATCTTTAATGGGAATCTTTCACCTTCGTCAGCAACTTGTAGAATTGCAACGATTCGGCGTATATTGGAGGAGACATCGGTGATGACAAGCGCGTTTGTTCCGCTATCGGCGGAAATATGCGCCTGCTTGTTGAGCAGGGGCTTAAGGGCGTTTACCTGTTGTGACGCAACAACATTCGTCAATCGAATGATATAGGTTTGGATCTCATCAGTCATTTCAACGAGTTCAGGGTTCGGCGGGATGCTTTTAACAACGCCTTTTGTCGCCAGCGCACGCGCAAAGGTTGTGACGAGGAGTGTACTATCGGTTCGAATGAGCGTGAGGTCATATTGTGTTAGGACAGTTTTGATTTTTTCAATGACTTCATCAAGTGTTACGTTTCTGAGATTCGTGAGTGCGAACCTTTTATCTCTAATGTCTTCTTCACTTGCGATGATGGTGAGGTCAGCCTCTCGCGAGAGCCATTCCAAGAGTCCTTTAAGTTCTTGGCTTGTAAAGTTAAAGTCGAAACGGATTGCACGCCCCTGTTCGTCAGTTTCAGCGACACGCATTTCGGGCTGCTGTTCCTGCGCATAGAGTTCAGCAAGCCCAACAATGAGCAATCCTAAACAAAGTAATGAAATAAATGAGAGCCGTTTTCTTCGCATAACATCCAATCCTTTTTAGTTATCAGAGGAGCAATCATCAGTTAAAGAGGTTTGTTGTGTGGGTAACCGTTATGGCCACTGCCACAAGGTTTCTTAACTGAGAACCGACAATTATTCCTTTGACGACTATTAAAATATACGAGCGATGAGGAGGATATCCACATTTAAATTTGTTGCGCCACGATCTTCGGAGTTCCGTCCGCGTCCCGCTGAGCGCTCCGTTGTCTGTTTATCGGCAGAGATCCGCAAATCGCGCACCGTGAGCCATTTGGCACCCGTTTCAATGAGGTGATTTAAGTTAACCAGTTTTTCGAGATCTGTTTTGAATTTCATTTCAACTGTGTAGTGTTCGGTTTGATACGTTAGTGGTGCTAACGCCAGCTGCTCTAAAAGTGTCGCGCGCCGCTGCTGAATTTGCTCTATGTATCTGACAAGCGCATATTGGAGTTGATCCATATCCAACGACTCGTCGGTGTAAGCGTCTGGTGCCTGTGTGAGAATCTCTAAAAGGATACTGTCCGTTCGCAATTGGGTTTCGACAGTAGCAGGCTTTGCCCCGATCCCGAAGATACCGGATGTGGCGGCGGTTCTGACTTTATGAACCTGTGTTTCAAAGAAATCCTGTCTGGAATCTGCCGCACCTCGAAGCTGCCGCGTCAGCATGCCCTTGATAACCCCTGCGAGCTTAATTCGGATTGAGGCTGGTATTAGCTCTGGGAGCGAAGCGAATTCCCACTCCGCCGCAGCGTCTGCCGGATACATCGCCTTCTCCTTATTACTCGCGAGTTCTACTTTCTTTGTTGATGAATCCGTCTCAGACATTGAACCCTCTGTTTTATCTGATCCGGTATCCGTTTCATCTTCTGTCCCTGACAACCACGCATCCATTAGTGCATTGTATGCGTCGTCTTCCGACTCTTGTTCAACCATTTCTGTGAGTTCTGCTTCTTCCGTCTCTATATGTTTGAGATAATGATAGAGGACAAGATTCGCTCGGTTCTCCACCGTTAGTTTTTGAGTTTGTTTAGCGGTTCCGGGTTTCGTGAGAAGTTGATAATTCTGCTGAATACCAGCACGTCTGACGAGTGCATCAATACGGGATCTGATGACGGTCTCTGGAAGTTCAGCATCAAAGAGTGTAGCAGTGCGTTGTGTGTCCGTACGTGCCTGCTGATTCGATTCAGGTGCTAACCCGGTTTCCTTGTAAATCTCAGATTCAACAGGTTTGAGTACTTCGGCAGCACGCACCAAATCTTCAGTCTTTAACAACTGTTCCTGCTTCGCCTTAGCGTCTTGATTCGCAAATAAGCGATAAAAGGCAGGTCCGCCCTGTATCGCGAGCAAAATGAGGAGTAATCCCCCCAAGATACCAAGCAATATTCGGCTCCGTGGCGTTAATTGGAGATCCAGTTCCATAAGTCAATCCTTTTGAAATAGTTACGAGTCATCAGGAACGAGTTATCGGTTAAAGAGCAACGAGCGTATGAAATGTTCCCTCTTTAACTGAAAACTGGTAACCAGTAACTATTTATTCGTTTTTCTCGTCTTCAAGAGTTTCAGTCATAGGCGGTGAAAGACGCAGTTCTGTATCCGTTTCTGGTTCATCAATTTGTATTTCCGGCATTGGATAGCGTTTCTTAGCGAATGCTTTGATAGCGGATGCTGTTAGGTTACACCGCACCTGTACTTGAAAAATCTGTTTCCTGTTCTGGGTAATTGTTGTGACCTCACCGGGCCGAACATTGGTGAACACACCGGAACGATCAAGTGCACCCAAGAGTGTATTGATGGCGTTATGAGAAGCACTTTCCAAATTGAATGTAATGCGCGCTATCGTTGGTTCGTGAAGGTTCGTAATATTGAAATTGGTCCAGGCAACCTGTGTTCTGTCTCCAAACATCTCGCTGAGGGCATATAAAATATCAAGTGGTGAGATATGATGCGCTAACATGTCAGTAAGTGCCAATTCTCTTCCAAGTTGTGCTTGTGCGGCAGCCATCGGTTGCGCGTAATGCGCAAGCTGCGCTTCTACCGCTTCGTTTCTATGTTGTTGTGCGCGTTGGAGCGTGTAACCGCCGAAAAAGATTCCCCCAACCAACAAGATGCCCAATCCAGCAGCGGCTAAAAGTTGACGTTGCCGTGTAGTCTGTGTGAGTGTCTCAACTGCCTCTTGCGGCAACAGGGAAACCTGGGGTCCCGGTTTTAGCGCATTGAGTCCAACACCCAAAGGAACGGCAAGCGTATCACCCCACTCGTCCAGAATAGCTTCTACCCCCGGATGAAGGGGACGGATGTCAATATCTGCGTGCTGTTGGAGTGTGTGAAGCGGATTCCACAATTGTGTTGGAATATCGAGTTCTGCTTCACAAATGGATGCGAGGTCTTGGACACGAGCACCCTCACCACACAGCCAGAGTTCGGTTTCCTCTTCTGCTGAATGGTTATCGGTTAAAGAATCTCCCGTCGCAGCCACAGAACCTTCTTGTAACTGATCATTGATAACTGATGACCGACGACTATTCGATTCACGATGTGCGGTGGCAGCAACAATGGAACGTTGAAGTTCCGCGATAAACTGTGTTGTCCACGTGGATGCCGGAGCCTCGCTTGCAGAGACGTACTGTTTCTCCTGTGCTGCCGCCTCAATATCTATATTCAAGCTGCTGCTAATATGTTCAGAGAGATGATTACCGCCGAGTCGGAAACTACGTGAAAAGCGGAGTTCCTGACCCTGCATGAAACAGAAATCTGTTTGTTCCGCACCTATATCAACAACGAACGTAGACTTTGTGCCTGCGCTGTTGGCTGCGACTTCCGCGATCGCTATCATTGACGGTGTGACACCCGATGGGGAAACGCCAATTTGTTCAAGGAGATCCAAATAACCTGTAACCGTCGCCCGTCGTGTGGATATTAATTCTACGGAGGTGGCTTCTGAGGTCCGCTGCACATCGTGATATGTAAAGATTGCTTCTTCAATTCGGAAAGGGAGTTCCGCTTCTGCAGCGATTGCGACGATGCTCGCGAGCTGTTCATCTCCTGCAGCAGGCAAATTGGCTAAGCGTTTCGTGTTCACCAAGAATCGCGGCAAGGCAAGAACAACTTCCGTACGATCCCGATTGAACAGTGAGCGAAGGTTCCCTTGTACCGGGGAGTCCCCAACAGATTCCCAAAGACGTTTCACCGATTCAGCGACCTGCTGTTGGTCTTCTTTGTCCGGATACGTCACAATATTTGCGTTGATGAGATGCACAGCTCCAGATGACTGCTCAAGCTGAACCATTTTGGCTGTGTTTGTGCCGATGTCTATCGCTATGACTTGATTTTTTGCCATTTTTTTTTGTTGGCTGTCAGCCATCAGTCACGTCTTGTGGCAGTTACACATACTAACACTGCCACAGTAAACCTCTTACTGAAAGCCGAAAGCTATCTAATCCTGTAGCCAATATTTTACAATTATCTGGTCACCCGTCCTGTCAATGACACCAACACAAGTTGAGATAACTCTGTTTGCGGTATCAACACCGTTTGCCTCAATGCGATATCCGTGTGAACGGTAAGTTACCGAATCAACGACTTCACGGAAGGTTTCAAAGTTAATATCCTCTAATTGCGACAGTTCGGAGATACGAGTGAACGGATTCCCTTTTATCTCCTCTTCAGTAAAACTTTGTACCTGTGAGGTGTCGGGTGCATCTTCTTCGCGGCGTTCGACAATTGCTTGTGCTTTTTGTGGGTCCATCCCCGGTAGTAATGCTAAGATCTCGGGTGGTGCTGTGTTTATGTTGATGAGACCTTCGCGGATGTCCCCCTCTTTTAGTGTTATTTTGTCACTAATACCGATGAATTCCTGCTGGGTTAACATTTTCACATCTTTGATTGCATCAATGTTTTGGAAAAGCCCCTGTGAATCACGATGGTCAACGATGCGTTCAGCAATGCCTTCATCAACACCCTGCAAAGATTGCAAGGTTTCTACATCGGCGGTATTGATATTAACTTGCCCACTTTCTCCCTGTGGTTGTTGTGCCTGTCCTTGCCCCGGTGGTCTATTTTCTTGTGGGTCGTTGGTTTCTTCCTCCTCATTCGCTTCCCCACCGGCATCTTCTGTGGTAAGTTGGTCTTGTATGTTGTTAAAAAGTTCGTCAGAAACCGCTTGCACATCCAGGAGTGAAGCGAACCTGTCAAAATCTCGTTGCTGGATAAGCGATTCCGCTTCCGCTTGCGAGAAAACAGGTTGGTTTTGCTGTGTGTTAATTTGTGTCAGTTCATTTGCATCCGCTGTATTGACATCAACAAGCGGTTCCCCGTTTGGATCTGTGCTGGTATCAACCGAATAAATAGTGGTTAAATCAACAAGCCCCGGCGGTGTATCTGCTGACGTTGCTTGTGGGCTGCCAAAACCTGCTGTTGAGGGACCTTCAGTCGTCCCCGTGGATGTCGGTTGTACGCTCGCCCTGTTTTGTGCAAACGTTCCGGTTTGTTGTGCCCCGTAGAGAAGTTCAGATGTCATCCCTTCGACCCGTGCAAGGTCACGAACGGTGCGGTAGGGTCGTCCCTCCACAATTCTGTTGGCAAGTTCTTGAATAAACGCCTCATCTGATATAGCACCCACCTGCATGAGTAAATTATTGATGAGGTCTACATCAACAGTATTGATATTAACCTTTGATGCCTCATCTGTAATTGCCACAGAATAGTTTAAGAAATTGCCAACCTGAATTCCATCTTCAACCTGTCCTTGGATGGGTTCAGCCCAAGTTTCACCGAGCGAATCGAAAGGAGTCTGGTCTGCACGTATGACAGCAAGTGTCCACTCAAAACCTGCTCTTGCGGCATAGTGGAACTTCGCCCTGTCCAAAAAGTTCCGCTGCGTCCGCTGTTCTATATGAATCGAGTAAAGCAACTGCGTCGCGAGAATGGAGAGTATGGTGAGTATCCAGAGGGTTGAGACGAGAGATAACCCGACCTGCTCCTCGTAGAATGCGCGGGTGTCCCGCTTTCTGAATCGCGTCATCTGTAACCTCTCCTAAGGTCTGCCTCCTGCTCCACCGCCAGCAGTAGCACTTACTGGAAGATACACCATTGTCGATTGGGTCATACCAATCGACTGTCCTGTAGGCTGACGCTGTGTCGTGAGTTGTGCTGTATTTGTACTTACAGGTGCCTGTGACTCTCCTTGGGCAGTTATCAGGATCTGTACAGCACTTGGAAGACTCTCCGTATCATCCCATGAGGTTCTCCAGGCTTCTGCTTCACTATCAAAATACTTTAAATCAAAACTGATAAGCCCAGCAATGAGCGTCGAAATATCGGCGTAAATCGGTTCTCCATTTTCGTCCGTTTGCGGGACCTCACCGGTCTGTAGAAAAGGACCGATAACAGTTTCAGGATCAAGCGTTGTTGTTCTCACACGAAAGAGGGCAAGCTCACCCTCTTGTTGATCGATAGTGTCGCCCGTAAATGCCTCTTGGAAGTTAGAGGAAACCGAGTTGGATTCGCCGGGCACCGGTTCGGGTCCGACAAAGTAAGCCACACGCTGCACATCACTTACGAGCGGTACAGAAGGCTGCGAGGAGGTTTGTGCTTGGAAACTTTCGAGTTGTTTTAAAAAGGGGTCTGGATCTGTCCTGACAAGCGTGACAAAACTGAGCATATCTCTATCCCCTAATTGGCTCGGTCCATCTTGCGTGTAGATGGCAAGTTCTGGTTCCTCAAGTGAGACTTGCATGTTACGAAGATCCGTCACCAGTCGATCCATCGCGACCCGGCACCTTTGTGCTGCCAGTATCCTTGTTTTTGTCTTATGATACGCATCTGCGGCTGTTTTGAAAGCAAAA is a genomic window of Candidatus Poribacteria bacterium containing:
- a CDS encoding CRTAC1 family protein translates to MRDRVYRRFFRKTVLPLLLCLFIVSNGDGQPTVRFTDVTAESGVVFRHEDGRSYKKYFVETLGSGVALFDYDNDNDVDIYLVNGTNLDSPDTTTGAMNRLYRNDGTGHFVDVTEASRVGHQGYGVGVCVGDYNNDGWLDMYVTNFGANVLYRNSGDGTFSDRTAEAGVAVSEWSAGCAFGDVDADGDLDLYVANYVDFSVETHTPCRVKGILVHCSPRTYDGVKDVFFRNNGDGTFIEDTQNAGFDNFAARGLGVTFGDYDADGDADLYVANDADANFLYNNDGSGRFQEQSQFAGVALSEHGLVENGMGVAFGDYDNDTWLDLVVTNFQHQTNTLYHSDAGEFFTDRTYSSGTGAVSLPYLAWGVNFFDFDQDGFQDFFVANGHIHDNVVLIDSSTTYAQRNHLFWNKGDGTFTDVTAGSGPGFALQRSSRGSAVGDLDNDGDLDLVVSNVGERVDILRNDGGQSSGNWMTLKLLGTVSNRAAIGTRVLVKAGAHIQVREVRSGSSYLSQNDLRLHFGIGAAESVALEIRWQNGSVQKFSEVPVNRFLKIIEGENQIEPY
- a CDS encoding tetratricopeptide repeat protein, which produces MPPRQVLFWICVLLITIGNTTVANEKAMSLFSQGVQELHAGELDAALEKFEQVTTIAPDFADAHYHLGLAYYQKTEYRKAIDAFTQTLKLLPRDTEVLIKLGLASHKAAEADAIARLARRTLHERAVKAYQTALEIQPHNVEALNNLGLAYQELGRFSEAIVVYEEGLTLNPDLPQLHANLAIARDLQAGVYSLAAYQHYKVGTRAKRAGRTEAAIAAWKQAIAESPKYLQAYLQLAELYFQSTEYESAIRTYLSAIALISERVPSQRSGTADIFYNLGNSYLYAQQLESAVSAYQQAVELNPEIVGAWANMGTVLLEMERFDAAIAACASALKANATVFSSGKGTLISPSELNAIEFTRNTAQDIKDGEYTMQAYRTWRRGISARNVGDIPTALRLWEQAVTLSPRYAVAHENLAWVYFNLKRFDDAIQSCKTVQMIRPNPQVAQLLTFANELKAGKYSFEAYQLWEQGRRASAAGNLTESVTLLLKAIEVGPEFAAAYNTLAWLYADKLGTNLAEAEKLARRAHKLDPNAIHIYDTLGWILHKQGRHTEALNAFKQALERTPNNPEYLYHASLAAIESGQSSQALKYLAEAIALDKALIQRMQTQREFDAIRFTPAFRNLVR
- the pilM gene encoding pilus assembly protein PilM, coding for MAKNQVIAIDIGTNTAKMVQLEQSSGAVHLINANIVTYPDKEDQQQVAESVKRLWESVGDSPVQGNLRSLFNRDRTEVVLALPRFLVNTKRLANLPAAGDEQLASIVAIAAEAELPFRIEEAIFTYHDVQRTSEATSVELISTRRATVTGYLDLLEQIGVSPSGVTPSMIAIAEVAANSAGTKSTFVVDIGAEQTDFCFMQGQELRFSRSFRLGGNHLSEHISSSLNIDIEAAAQEKQYVSASEAPASTWTTQFIAELQRSIVAATAHRESNSRRSSVINDQLQEGSVAATGDSLTDNHSAEEETELWLCGEGARVQDLASICEAELDIPTQLWNPLHTLQQHADIDIRPLHPGVEAILDEWGDTLAVPLGVGLNALKPGPQVSLLPQEAVETLTQTTRQRQLLAAAGLGILLVGGIFFGGYTLQRAQQHRNEAVEAQLAHYAQPMAAAQAQLGRELALTDMLAHHISPLDILYALSEMFGDRTQVAWTNFNITNLHEPTIARITFNLESASHNAINTLLGALDRSGVFTNVRPGEVTTITQNRKQIFQVQVRCNLTASAIKAFAKKRYPMPEIQIDEPETDTELRLSPPMTETLEDEKNE
- a CDS encoding helix-hairpin-helix domain-containing protein; the encoded protein is MTRFRKRDTRAFYEEQVGLSLVSTLWILTILSILATQLLYSIHIEQRTQRNFLDRAKFHYAARAGFEWTLAVIRADQTPFDSLGETWAEPIQGQVEDGIQVGNFLNYSVAITDEASKVNINTVDVDLINNLLMQVGAISDEAFIQELANRIVEGRPYRTVRDLARVEGMTSELLYGAQQTGTFAQNRASVQPTSTGTTEGPSTAGFGSPQATSADTPPGLVDLTTIYSVDTSTDPNGEPLVDVNTADANELTQINTQQNQPVFSQAEAESLIQQRDFDRFASLLDVQAVSDELFNNIQDQLTTEDAGGEANEEEETNDPQENRPPGQGQAQQPQGESGQVNINTADVETLQSLQGVDEGIAERIVDHRDSQGLFQNIDAIKDVKMLTQQEFIGISDKITLKEGDIREGLININTAPPEILALLPGMDPQKAQAIVERREEDAPDTSQVQSFTEEEIKGNPFTRISELSQLEDINFETFREVVDSVTYRSHGYRIEANGVDTANRVISTCVGVIDRTGDQIIVKYWLQD
- a CDS encoding prepilin-type N-terminal cleavage/methylation domain-containing protein, producing the protein MKIQEIRTESGFTLVEMLMAVSILVIIGGSAYFAFKTAADAYHKTKTRILAAQRCRVAMDRLVTDLRNMQVSLEEPELAIYTQDGPSQLGDRDMLSFVTLVRTDPDPFLKQLESFQAQTSSQPSVPLVSDVQRVAYFVGPEPVPGESNSVSSNFQEAFTGDTIDQQEGELALFRVRTTTLDPETVIGPFLQTGEVPQTDENGEPIYADISTLIAGLISFDLKYFDSEAEAWRTSWDDTESLPSAVQILITAQGESQAPVSTNTAQLTTQRQPTGQSIGMTQSTMVYLPVSATAGGGAGGRP